The following are encoded together in the Bactrocera neohumeralis isolate Rockhampton chromosome 6, APGP_CSIRO_Bneo_wtdbg2-racon-allhic-juicebox.fasta_v2, whole genome shotgun sequence genome:
- the LOC126761236 gene encoding uncharacterized protein LOC126761236: MISQLSIFVLTALTSSTLAQYNYQPPLKRGDYNYSPPEEPFNEAPPSKSFSDLQLFTSAPKLVDKASAPALGYTYTKPDVSFTLPTPIKISITAKPPSNFSGLPTRVPNLKGYEYAHPAVSFTYPSINLKSNPTPVSSQLPKITLIPALKSRESVLSPPPSHLKSSGYTYPHPVISFTIPKEGESHPSTVPTAHPTTDFSYDTSTPSINFTSDPSISPIRSTNTTYYPKIKGYPYTRPSVSFTILGRIIKDKPTQLPKLKGYFYPKPKEPLTLPNIFPKSKDNLKTKQGIILKTETKAYTEVSTHRSTSKISPTSSKGYFYSPPEVPFTLPPQNSITRPSEVQITHSTNSSSKLNSYPETSPLKRANGYVYSRPDTPFKTPTRLPINKAYTEVSTDRSTSTISPTSSKGYSYSSPEVPFTLPLENSITQTSEVQRNSSSILISYPETSPLKRANGYVYSRPDTPFKTPTRSPITISSSLPKSNGYLYIPPDITFNIPSSTPTANRSPTKIFGYSYKPPKVPFTNPKTTSKTDMPPSSTLLKSQKQTKPVVNSNYLELPQVGYIYPKPAIPFGF; encoded by the coding sequence ATTTCCCAATTGAGTATTTTCGTGTTGACAGCGTTGACATCAAGTACGCTAGCCCAGTATAACTATCAACCACCATTAAAACGCGGAGATTACAATTATTCACCACCAGAAGAGCCTTTCAACGAAGCACCACCGTCCAAGTCTTTTTCagatttacaattatttacctCTGCACCAAAACTTGTGGATAAAGCTTCAGCTCCGGCTCtgggatatacatatacaaaaccAGATGTGTCATTCACACTACCCACACCAATCAAGATCAGTATTACTGCAAAGCCTCCATCAAACTTTAGTGGATTACCTACACGTGTTCCAAATTTGAAAGGATATGAATACGCTCATCCGGCTGTCTCATTTACCTATCCGTCAATTAATTTGAAAAGCAATCCAACTCCGGTTTCTTCGCAACTaccaaaaataactttaattccagCCTTGAAATCAAGAGAATCAGTATTAAGTCCACCTCCCTCTCATCTAAAGTCTTCGGGATACACTTACCCACATCCTGTTATTTCATTTACAATTCCGAAAGAAGGAGAATCACATCCCTCGACAGTACCTACCGCCCATCCAACAACAGATTTCTCTTACGACACTTCTACCCCTTCGATAAATTTTACCTCGGATCCAAGCATATCACCAATAAGATCAACAAATACAACGTATTATCCAAAAATAAAAGGATACCCCTATACGCGACCTTCTGTTTCATTTACAATTCTAGGAAGAATTATAAAAGATAAACCAACACAACTGCCGAAACTTAAGGGATATTTCTATCCTAAGCCCAAAGAGCCTTTAACACTACCAAACATATTTCCGAAGTCAAAAGACAATCTTAAGACCAAGCAAGGAATTATCCTTAAAACTGAAACCAAAGCGTATACTGAGGTATCTACTCATCGTTCGACTAGTAAAATATCACCAACATCATCGAAGGGTTACTTCTATTCACCGCCGGAAGTGCCGTTTACATTACCACCCCAAAATTCGATTACTCGACCATCTGAAGTGCAAATAACGCATTCAACGAACTCCTCTTCTAAATTAAATAGTTATCCAGAAACATCGCCCCTTAAACGAGCTAATGGATATGTTTACTCACGACCTGATACTCCTTTCAAGACTCCAACAAGGTTACCAATCAACAAAGCGTATACTGAGGTATCTACTGATCGTTCGACTAGTACAATATCACCAACATCATCGAAGGGTTACTCCTATTCATCGCCGGAAGTGCCGTTTACATTACCACTTGAAAATTCGATTACTCAAACATCTGAAGTTCAAAGGAACTCCTCTTCTATATTGATTAGTTATCCAGAAACATCGCCCCTTAAACGAGCTAATGGATATGTTTACTCACGACCTGATACTCCTTTCAAGACTCCAACAAGGTCACCAATCACCATTTCGTCGTCACTCCCAAAATCTAATGGATACTTATATATACCGCCTGatattacttttaatattcCTTCAAGTACCCCAACTGCTAATCGTTCACCAACAAAGATTTTTGGATATTCGTACAAACCGCCCAAAGTTCCTTTCACAAATCCAAAAACAACATCAAAAACTGATATGCCACCATCTTCCACATTATTAAAATCACAGAAACAAACTAAACCTGTCGTTAATTCAAATTATCTGGAACTTCCTCAGGTGGGTTACATATACCCTAAACCAGCCATACCCTTTGGATTCTGA